A genome region from Staphylococcus capitis subsp. capitis includes the following:
- a CDS encoding thiolase family protein: protein MKQPVIVAAKRIAFGKYGGYLKHLEPEQLLKPLFNYFQAEYPGAMEYLEDVIIGNTVGNGGNIARKSLLEAGLKNSVPGVTIDRQCGSGLETIIQACRMIQSGAGNVYLAGGVESISRAPWKLKRPQSVYETEFPQFFERAPFAPEGQDPSMIEAAENVARKYGISRVMQDKFAYRSHQLTQGNYDNGNISREILPIKVKGVSFDRDESVKSRLTTEKLSRFKPLLIQGSITVGNSCMKNDGAVLILVMEEKLAINLGFAKGLKFIESCTVGVDPNYLGIGPVPAVRKLLKRAKVKIEDIDTIELNEAFSSQVLACQKELSISDDKLNRWGGAIASGHPYGASGAALVTRLFHMNVQNKSIATMGIGGGLGNAVLFERW from the coding sequence ATGAAGCAACCAGTCATTGTAGCAGCTAAACGAATTGCATTTGGCAAGTACGGTGGATATTTAAAGCATTTGGAACCAGAACAACTACTAAAACCTTTATTCAATTACTTTCAAGCAGAATATCCTGGAGCGATGGAATACTTGGAAGACGTTATTATCGGCAACACAGTTGGCAATGGTGGTAACATCGCAAGGAAATCTTTGCTAGAAGCAGGCCTTAAAAACTCCGTTCCAGGCGTTACTATTGATCGACAGTGTGGTTCAGGGCTAGAAACTATTATACAAGCTTGTAGAATGATACAAAGTGGCGCTGGAAATGTATACCTTGCAGGTGGTGTTGAGAGTATAAGTAGAGCACCTTGGAAATTAAAACGACCTCAATCAGTGTATGAAACAGAATTTCCTCAATTCTTCGAAAGAGCGCCATTTGCTCCGGAAGGTCAAGATCCTTCAATGATAGAAGCTGCTGAAAATGTGGCGCGAAAATACGGTATTTCGCGAGTAATGCAAGATAAGTTCGCTTATAGAAGCCATCAATTGACTCAAGGTAACTATGATAATGGGAATATTTCCCGAGAAATATTGCCTATTAAAGTTAAAGGGGTATCGTTTGATAGAGATGAAAGTGTTAAGTCTCGTTTAACTACTGAGAAATTAAGTAGATTTAAACCATTATTAATTCAAGGTTCAATTACAGTTGGTAACAGTTGTATGAAAAATGATGGTGCCGTATTAATCCTTGTAATGGAAGAGAAACTCGCTATAAATTTAGGTTTTGCTAAAGGATTAAAATTTATTGAAAGTTGTACAGTTGGGGTTGATCCTAATTATTTAGGTATAGGTCCTGTGCCAGCAGTTAGAAAGCTGTTGAAAAGAGCTAAAGTTAAAATAGAAGATATTGATACTATAGAACTAAATGAAGCATTTAGTTCACAAGTTTTAGCTTGTCAAAAGGAACTTAGTATTTCTGATGATAAGCTAAATCGATGGGGTGGCGCAATCGCTTCTGGTCACCCATATGGAGCAAGTGGCGCAGCTCTAGTTACACGATTATTTCATATGAATGTGCAAAATAAATCCATTGCAACAATGGGAATCGGTGGAGGACTCGGTAATGCAGTATTATTTGAGAGATGGTGA
- a CDS encoding AMP-binding protein produces MLEVIKNIYDFGEHQPKRLALVFDHQRITYDELIHEIDKASSQYSMINEGEKVGLLSNHPIKNLIHYFAIHRVGGIPCFFSSKWNKVTINQLIEKYKIQWLKSDQHLIKTGYNRISHSINGTLLHIGFTSGTTGLPKAYYRNEHSWLISYKENEKLIKHDSKVIVAPGPLSHSLSLYACIYALFTGRTFVGKKEFNAEVLVKTIQSIHQSASLFVVPTMLYQFILKGLHTAEIKSIFSSGAKLSKEQFRAIAQLYPDTNLIEFFGTSEASFISYNFNQTAPRQSVGKLFPNVEAKLFEKDSKHIGLLKVRSEMTFSGYVGEEQISNEWIETGDYALIRNRNLYLVGRKSDRLIIGGVNVYPSEIEQRVMNIEGVSEAIVIGEPHHKFGEIAVLLYTGIKELKYSEVKTCLKNHLSRYEVPSKIRKIDGMHYTESGKIARGKMKTKYLNGEI; encoded by the coding sequence ATGTTAGAGGTAATTAAAAATATTTATGATTTTGGTGAGCATCAACCTAAGCGATTGGCTTTGGTATTTGATCATCAACGAATAACTTACGATGAATTGATTCATGAGATAGATAAAGCAAGTTCTCAATATTCTATGATTAACGAGGGAGAAAAAGTTGGTTTATTAAGTAATCATCCGATAAAAAATCTGATTCATTATTTCGCTATTCATAGAGTTGGAGGTATTCCGTGCTTTTTTAGTAGTAAATGGAATAAAGTTACAATAAACCAGCTGATTGAAAAATATAAAATTCAATGGTTAAAGAGTGACCAGCACTTAATTAAAACAGGGTATAATAGGATTTCTCATTCTATTAATGGTACATTACTGCATATTGGATTTACTTCGGGAACAACTGGCTTGCCCAAGGCTTATTATAGAAATGAACATTCATGGTTAATTTCTTATAAAGAGAATGAGAAATTAATAAAGCATGATTCAAAAGTGATTGTTGCTCCTGGCCCTTTATCACACTCACTCTCCTTATACGCATGTATATATGCTTTGTTTACAGGACGCACATTTGTAGGTAAAAAAGAATTTAATGCAGAAGTACTCGTGAAGACTATACAGTCTATACATCAGTCTGCTTCATTGTTTGTAGTACCCACGATGCTTTATCAGTTCATTTTAAAAGGTTTACATACTGCGGAAATTAAAAGTATTTTCAGCAGTGGAGCAAAGCTTTCAAAAGAACAATTTAGGGCTATCGCTCAACTTTATCCAGATACGAATTTAATAGAATTTTTTGGCACCTCTGAGGCAAGTTTTATTAGCTATAATTTCAATCAAACAGCACCAAGACAATCAGTAGGCAAATTGTTTCCAAACGTGGAAGCCAAACTATTTGAGAAAGATTCAAAACATATTGGACTACTAAAAGTTCGAAGTGAAATGACTTTTAGTGGATATGTTGGTGAAGAACAAATTTCAAATGAGTGGATTGAGACAGGAGATTATGCACTAATTAGAAATAGAAATTTATATCTAGTAGGAAGGAAAAGTGACCGTCTAATTATAGGTGGCGTTAACGTATATCCTAGTGAGATAGAACAGCGCGTGATGAATATTGAAGGTGTCAGTGAAGCAATAGTAATAGGTGAGCCACATCATAAGTTTGGAGAAATAGCAGTTCTTTTGTATACAGGAATAAAAGAATTAAAATATTCAGAAGTAAAAACGTGTTTAAAGAATCATCTATCAAGATATGAGGTTCCGTCTAAAATTAGGAAAATTGACGGTATGCATTACACTGAATCTGGAAAAATTGCTAGAGGAAAAATGAAAACTAAATATTTGAATGGAGAGATTTAA
- a CDS encoding HAD family hydrolase yields MNFDNYIFDFGGTLADTTSCHVYATEQAFKKLNIKNPGKEEILSAQSQPLEEGLRSLTSIGIDEEKVELFLRAYHKYYGQYEIHNIKEFAGISEMLQLLHNKKKNIFVISSNETAVVTRQLDYLGLNRFIKDALGLHIKELRKPHYKILQSIIQNNHLNQGRTVYIGDTTHDVKSASLSDIRSCVVTWGAQSAHDLLQENPYYVVNEPEEIFTII; encoded by the coding sequence ATGAATTTTGACAACTATATTTTTGATTTTGGTGGTACTTTAGCAGACACAACATCATGTCACGTTTATGCAACTGAGCAGGCTTTTAAGAAATTAAATATAAAGAATCCTGGTAAAGAAGAAATTTTAAGTGCACAAAGCCAACCGTTAGAGGAAGGTTTGAGAAGTTTAACTAGTATCGGTATAGATGAGGAAAAAGTTGAATTATTCCTTAGGGCTTATCATAAATATTATGGTCAATATGAAATACATAATATAAAAGAGTTTGCGGGAATAAGTGAAATGCTCCAATTACTACATAATAAAAAGAAAAATATCTTTGTAATATCAAGTAATGAAACAGCTGTAGTAACAAGACAATTAGATTATTTAGGGCTTAATCGATTTATAAAAGATGCACTAGGTTTACATATTAAGGAGTTGCGAAAGCCTCATTATAAAATCTTACAATCCATCATACAAAATAATCATTTAAATCAAGGACGTACAGTCTATATCGGAGATACAACGCATGATGTTAAAAGTGCGAGTTTATCAGATATTAGATCCTGTGTAGTGACTTGGGGCGCGCAATCTGCACATGATTTACTTCAAGAAAACCCGTATTATGTCGTGAATGAACCAGAGGAAATTTTTACTATAATATAA
- the hxlB gene encoding 6-phospho-3-hexuloisomerase produces the protein MTEFNNYRLILDELDHTLSHVDDTSYERFANDVVGADRIFVAGKGRSGFVANSFAMRLNQLGEHAYVVGESTTPSIKEHDLFIIISGSGSTEHLRLLAEKAQKIGAKVVLITTQTDSPIGELAETIIELPAGTKHDIEGSKQPLGSLFEQASLVLLDSVVLPLMEAFHINEETMQQNHANLE, from the coding sequence ATGACAGAATTTAATAACTATCGTCTTATACTTGATGAATTAGATCATACGTTGTCGCATGTTGATGATACGTCGTATGAAAGATTTGCTAATGACGTTGTTGGTGCGGATAGAATATTTGTAGCTGGTAAAGGGCGTTCTGGATTTGTTGCAAATAGTTTTGCAATGCGTTTAAACCAACTAGGTGAACACGCTTATGTTGTAGGAGAGTCCACGACTCCATCAATAAAAGAGCACGACCTTTTCATTATTATTTCTGGGTCAGGTTCAACAGAACACTTAAGATTGTTAGCTGAAAAAGCGCAAAAGATTGGCGCTAAAGTTGTACTTATTACAACGCAAACAGATTCGCCAATCGGAGAGCTTGCTGAAACTATTATAGAATTACCAGCTGGCACTAAACACGATATTGAAGGTTCTAAGCAACCACTAGGAAGCTTGTTTGAACAAGCGTCACTAGTTCTCCTCGACAGTGTTGTATTGCCTTTAATGGAAGCATTTCATATCAATGAAGAAACAATGCAACAAAATCATGCTAACTTAGAATAG
- the hxlA gene encoding 3-hexulose-6-phosphate synthase: protein MELQLAIDLLNKEEAAKLAKKVEEYVDIVEIGTPIVINEGLPSVQHLNENISNAKVLADLKIMDAADYEVSQAVKFGADVVTILGVAEDASIKAAVEEAHKHGKELLVDMIAVQDLETRAKELDEMGADYIAVHTGYDLQAEGQSPLDSLRTVKSVIKNSKVAVAGGIKPDTIKDIVTQEPDLVIVGGGIANADDPVEAAKQCRDAIEGR, encoded by the coding sequence TTGGAACTACAATTAGCAATTGATTTATTAAATAAAGAAGAAGCAGCAAAATTAGCGAAAAAAGTTGAAGAATATGTAGATATTGTTGAAATTGGTACGCCGATTGTTATTAACGAAGGTTTACCATCAGTACAACATTTAAATGAGAATATTAGTAATGCGAAAGTATTAGCAGATTTAAAAATCATGGACGCAGCAGATTATGAAGTAAGCCAAGCTGTTAAATTTGGTGCTGATGTTGTAACTATTTTAGGTGTAGCAGAAGACGCATCAATTAAAGCTGCTGTTGAAGAAGCACATAAACATGGTAAAGAATTATTAGTAGATATGATTGCGGTACAAGATCTTGAAACACGCGCAAAAGAATTAGATGAAATGGGCGCTGATTATATCGCTGTACACACTGGTTATGATTTACAAGCTGAAGGTCAATCACCATTAGATAGTTTACGTACAGTGAAGTCAGTAATTAAAAATTCTAAAGTCGCTGTAGCTGGAGGTATTAAACCAGATACAATTAAAGATATTGTGACTCAAGAACCTGATTTAGTTATCGTAGGTGGAGGAATCGCAAACGCTGACGATCCTGTTGAAGCTGCAAAACAATGTCGCGATGCGATTGAAGGTAGATAG
- the nagB gene encoding glucosamine-6-phosphate deaminase, which yields MKIINLGSKKLASFYVACELYKEMSCQPTSKLGLATGGTMTEVYKYLVELLEKNQLDVSHVETFNLDEYVGLKAEHPQSYHYYMNEVLFNQYPNFNKENIHIPNGYSSQLEDEAERYNQLLNDRGPVDIQILGIGENGHIGFNEPGTDLHSETHIVDLTESTIRANSRYFESESDVPQQAVSMGLASILKAKRIILLAFGEKKKEAIHQLMNNQVTKDIPSTILHAHPNVEVYVDDEAAPPHIDKV from the coding sequence TTGAAAATCATCAACTTAGGTTCTAAGAAACTTGCGTCATTTTATGTTGCATGTGAATTATATAAAGAAATGAGTTGCCAACCTACAAGTAAATTAGGTTTAGCTACTGGTGGCACAATGACTGAGGTATACAAATATTTAGTAGAGTTATTAGAAAAGAATCAATTAGATGTTTCTCATGTTGAAACATTTAATTTAGATGAATATGTTGGATTAAAAGCTGAACACCCTCAAAGTTATCATTATTATATGAATGAGGTATTATTTAATCAATATCCGAACTTCAATAAAGAAAATATTCATATACCGAATGGTTACAGCTCTCAATTAGAGGATGAGGCTGAACGTTATAACCAATTGCTTAATGATAGAGGTCCTGTTGATATACAAATATTAGGTATAGGTGAAAATGGTCATATTGGATTTAATGAACCTGGTACTGATTTACATAGTGAAACGCACATTGTTGATTTGACAGAGAGTACGATACGTGCAAACAGTCGTTATTTTGAAAGTGAATCAGATGTTCCACAACAAGCTGTTTCAATGGGATTAGCAAGTATTTTAAAGGCTAAACGTATTATTTTGCTTGCATTTGGAGAAAAGAAAAAAGAAGCGATTCATCAATTAATGAATAACCAGGTTACTAAAGACATCCCTTCTACAATTTTACATGCCCATCCAAATGTGGAAGTGTATGTTGATGATGAGGCTGCACCTCCTCATATTGATAAAGTCTAA
- a CDS encoding YojF family protein: MLEPINEQEVLNLLTSYANKPVYLHVETTNGAYANHFDERVFNAGTFLRNIQVTYEHAQLKGGEKDPYRVGLKLREGGWVYVQGLTHYEVNHDNEFLISGFNYEGQLAATIEISDKPFTI, translated from the coding sequence GTGTTGGAACCGATTAATGAACAAGAAGTACTTAACTTACTTACTTCTTATGCAAATAAACCCGTGTACTTACATGTCGAAACTACAAATGGCGCATACGCTAACCATTTCGACGAACGCGTTTTTAACGCAGGTACCTTTTTAAGAAATATACAAGTCACGTATGAACACGCACAACTTAAAGGTGGCGAAAAAGATCCATATCGTGTCGGATTAAAATTACGCGAAGGTGGTTGGGTTTATGTACAAGGATTAACGCACTATGAAGTTAATCACGACAACGAATTCCTCATCTCCGGATTTAATTATGAAGGACAATTGGCAGCTACAATAGAAATTAGCGATAAGCCATTCACAATATAG
- the bshB2 gene encoding bacillithiol biosynthesis deacetylase BshB2, with translation MTDERHVLVIFPHPDDETFSSAGTIASYIDAGVPVTYACLTLGQMGRNLGNPPFATRESLPNIRERELEDACRAIGITDLRKMGLRDKTVEFEPHDQMDDMVKILIDETNPSLIISFYPKFAVHPDHEATAEAVVRTVGRMPESERPRLTLVAFSNDAPEILGQPDIQNDISKYSDLKLKAFEAHASQTGPFLKQIASPDIDGQAQSFLKVEPFWTYHFES, from the coding sequence ATGACTGATGAAAGACACGTACTTGTAATCTTTCCACATCCAGATGATGAAACCTTCTCATCTGCTGGAACCATTGCAAGTTATATTGACGCAGGCGTGCCAGTCACATACGCATGCTTAACACTAGGACAAATGGGACGTAACTTGGGTAACCCTCCTTTTGCGACAAGGGAATCTTTACCTAATATTCGAGAACGAGAACTTGAAGATGCTTGCCGAGCAATTGGAATTACAGACCTAAGAAAGATGGGGTTACGAGATAAAACGGTTGAGTTTGAACCACATGATCAAATGGACGATATGGTAAAAATTCTCATTGATGAAACTAACCCGTCGTTAATTATTTCATTTTATCCTAAATTCGCCGTGCATCCGGACCATGAAGCTACAGCAGAAGCTGTTGTACGTACAGTAGGACGTATGCCAGAATCAGAACGTCCACGACTCACACTTGTAGCATTTAGTAATGATGCACCAGAAATACTTGGTCAACCAGACATTCAAAATGACATTTCTAAATATAGTGATTTAAAACTTAAAGCCTTTGAAGCGCATGCTTCTCAAACAGGACCATTCTTAAAACAAATTGCGAGCCCTGACATTGATGGACAAGCACAAAGTTTCTTAAAGGTTGAGCCATTTTGGACTTATCACTTCGAATCTTAA
- the folE2 gene encoding GTP cyclohydrolase FolE2, with amino-acid sequence MTEFDLSTREGRWKHFGSVDPIEGTKPTTKNEMTDLQNTHKNFLFEIEEVGIKNLTYPVLIDQYQTAGLFSFSTSLNKDEKGINMSRILESVEKHYNNGIELEFNTLYQVLRTLQEKMNQNAAGVDVSGKWFFDRFSPVTNIKAVGNADVTYGLAIDGEKVTRKELTIEATVTTLCPCSKEISEYSAHNQRGIVTVKTYLDKDAKVVDDYKDKILDAMEANASSILYPILKRPDEKRVTERAYENPRFVEDLIRLIAADLVEFDWIDGFDIECRNEESIHQHDAFARLKYRK; translated from the coding sequence ATGACAGAATTTGATTTATCTACTCGAGAGGGTCGTTGGAAACATTTCGGTTCTGTAGATCCTATCGAAGGTACGAAACCTACAACTAAAAATGAAATGACTGATTTACAAAACACTCATAAAAATTTCCTATTTGAAATAGAAGAAGTAGGAATTAAAAATTTAACGTATCCTGTATTGATTGATCAGTATCAAACGGCAGGATTATTTAGCTTTTCAACAAGTTTAAATAAAGATGAAAAAGGCATTAATATGAGTCGTATATTAGAGAGTGTTGAAAAGCATTATAATAATGGAATTGAGCTTGAATTTAATACTCTTTATCAAGTATTACGCACACTTCAAGAAAAAATGAATCAAAATGCTGCTGGAGTGGATGTCTCAGGGAAATGGTTCTTTGATCGCTTTAGTCCAGTGACTAATATTAAAGCTGTAGGTAACGCAGACGTCACGTACGGACTTGCAATTGATGGCGAGAAAGTAACACGTAAAGAACTAACGATTGAAGCTACTGTTACAACACTTTGTCCTTGTTCTAAAGAAATTAGTGAATACTCAGCGCATAACCAACGCGGAATCGTTACAGTTAAAACTTATTTAGATAAAGATGCTAAAGTCGTGGATGATTATAAAGATAAAATTTTAGACGCTATGGAAGCTAACGCGAGTTCCATATTATACCCTATCTTGAAACGTCCAGATGAAAAACGTGTCACAGAACGTGCTTATGAAAATCCACGTTTCGTAGAAGATTTAATTCGACTCATTGCTGCTGATTTAGTTGAATTTGACTGGATTGATGGCTTTGATATTGAATGTCGCAATGAAGAATCTATTCACCAACACGATGCGTTTGCTCGTTTAAAATATAGAAAATGA
- a CDS encoding MFS transporter, whose amino-acid sequence MKRYRYFIITMIVIMTMINYIDRGAISYAQEDIIKEFGFDTIAWGSILGYFGYGYMFGSLLGGITADKKGPKFVWILAGTAWSLVEIAMAFAGELGMAIFGGSAIAGFGLLRVLFGISEGPIFSTISKTNANWAAPRERGLLSALGLIGVPLGALITAPIVSGFLTIASWRLLFVILGILGLVWVIIWAKVFTDYPEDNKKVSEEELNDIRSTNESLNVEKTVETEDSSEKWYHFFKSPTLVGNMIGYFGFQYVNFLILTWTPKYLQDEYHFEIHSLWYLGMIPWIGACFTAYFGGQMSDWLRKKTGNLRIARSYFAIAGMICAAICFLIIPFTHSIVAVMILMMIGNAFIFLPNAVYWSVIIDTAPNKTGTYGGITHFFVNTATVIAPTLTGILVATHGYSTMFISAVVASLISIIAMCFVRPGEKNMSRH is encoded by the coding sequence TTATCGTTATTTTATCATTACCATGATTGTTATTATGACGATGATTAATTACATCGATCGTGGTGCAATCTCATATGCTCAAGAAGATATTATTAAAGAATTTGGTTTTGATACGATTGCTTGGGGATCTATACTAGGATACTTTGGCTATGGTTACATGTTTGGTTCATTGCTTGGTGGAATTACTGCCGATAAAAAGGGACCTAAATTTGTTTGGATATTGGCTGGGACGGCTTGGTCTTTAGTTGAAATTGCAATGGCTTTTGCAGGTGAACTTGGTATGGCAATATTTGGAGGTTCAGCCATTGCTGGATTTGGTTTACTTCGAGTGCTTTTCGGTATTTCAGAAGGTCCTATCTTTTCAACGATTAGTAAAACTAATGCGAACTGGGCGGCACCTAGAGAACGTGGTTTGTTATCAGCTCTTGGTTTAATTGGCGTACCTTTAGGAGCACTTATTACTGCACCTATCGTATCTGGTTTCTTAACTATAGCAAGTTGGCGTTTACTCTTCGTCATATTAGGTATACTTGGGTTAGTCTGGGTAATTATTTGGGCAAAGGTATTTACAGATTATCCCGAGGACAATAAAAAAGTTTCAGAAGAAGAATTAAATGATATTCGCTCTACAAATGAGAGTTTAAATGTTGAAAAAACAGTAGAAACAGAAGATTCAAGTGAAAAGTGGTATCATTTCTTTAAAAGTCCAACACTCGTAGGAAACATGATTGGTTATTTTGGTTTCCAATATGTGAATTTCCTTATATTAACATGGACACCGAAATACTTGCAGGATGAATATCATTTTGAAATCCATTCACTTTGGTATTTGGGGATGATTCCTTGGATCGGTGCTTGTTTTACAGCATATTTTGGTGGTCAAATGTCTGACTGGCTTCGTAAAAAGACTGGTAACTTACGTATCGCACGTTCATACTTTGCGATTGCAGGCATGATTTGTGCAGCAATATGTTTCCTAATCATTCCATTCACACATAGTATCGTTGCAGTCATGATATTAATGATGATAGGGAATGCGTTTATCTTCTTACCTAACGCAGTTTATTGGTCAGTGATTATTGATACAGCACCAAATAAAACTGGTACCTATGGTGGGATAACTCACTTCTTTGTTAATACAGCGACAGTGATTGCGCCTACACTTACAGGTATTTTAGTTGCTACTCACGGTTATTCAACAATGTTTATTTCAGCAGTTGTAGCTTCATTGATTAGTATTATTGCAATGTGTTTCGTTAGACCCGGGGAGAAGAATATGAGTAGACATTAA